attgctaaattgtaattatttcaccactatggcctttacctccttactccatttgcacacactgtatatagatttttctgttgtgtacttttgtttatcccacgtAACTGTGTTTTTGTCgctttgctttttcttggccaggtcacagttgtaaattagaactttatctcaactggcctacctggttatataaaggtgaaataaaaataacattttgttgttgaaatcaaatcaagctttacttatacagcacatttcagacatggatgcaCAGGAAAagacaaaataaacaaatatttagTACACAACAAACAGAAGACTAATAACTGAAAGACTAATGGGCAGCCTAAGGAAATTCCATTGATTAAAATATTAATAGGATGCAATATCCAACCCAAAATACTAGCTTTtttttaggaggggttctgaaagacactatgTGGGTGTCCACTGAATGTTGACtagtaacaacaactgggacccaccataagacccactaaatctgcccaagcagagacaaacaaaataaaaactcACACCAAACTTAGACAGGAAGCAAAACAAAAAGGTGGCgactctccacatctatcaagacaactggagcactgggccagacactcttaaatagaacctggaccagctcaggtgaaacaccttcccactaacgagatggacaagccagcacaggtgtaacacatactgactaacgaggtgacaccaatcagtgcaacgaagacacatttcagttgttcaactgactaggtatccccctttccaacgcGCTAAGGTCCAACTTcaaaatataaatggaaaaaccaaagcctgtaacaccttcccctttaagacaacaaatatatcctatatttTTGTTGGACAAGTTTGCTCAACACCAACAAAAAACTTGCtgtcaacaattaaaaacaagGGGAAAAAAACGTAGTTCTAAATATTAATATACAATcatattttttttctccttttcctAGAATCCTAAAATTCACGAGCTTCTATAACACTTgtcttcctaaaactcactagcttctagaactctcgtcccCTTGGACAACCAAGTTGTCCTTACCAAAGACATGTCCGGTATCAAGAGGAAACTCCTGCAATATCCGTAGTAACTTTCCACCTCACTGCGAAGCTtctctcttttcagggttcactCAATAGGCTTGTTGTTGGATCAGGGCCCAGTCCCCAATGTCATGCTGTAGTACATTTGGGTTGGCACATCTGAGAATGAACCTTGATAGTCTAAAAGCAGGATAACAATGTCAATATAATTGTACCCAAAAATTGTCAGTTGGTTGCATAAATAATTATTACTGAATGTTACATGAATTGTAAATATGAAATATCAAAACCAAATATACACCCCTTTGTTAATATGTGTTGGCAATAATTGACTTAATGGTGAGGCATGGAATAATAAAACATCTGTTGTCAGGCTTTTGTCAGGCTTAATGTTTGAAATATGGGATCATTTGAGACATGCTTCTTCAGTAAGTGGAATAAAGACAAGTAGAATTTGAATGTTGTAAagaaatactggagtgatgtaGGATTTTTAAGAAAATTGATTATAGACCAATGTATTATACTGTGTCCATGTGTTTTTGCTGCAAGTATGTTGAAATTAAGTTGTTTTCCAGTCATTGAAAAAACAACCCGAAAAGACATTTTTTCAACTTTCACTTTCAACTACAACCGAACATAGTCCTATTTTCAACGTCTTTTCAATGACATTTTGCTAAATTGGAATAGCGCAATGTCAAAACACAGTTTTAACATGTCGaaatcaataaccaatatgcaAAAAGTTCAGGATATATTGAAAACCGAAACATGTTGAAGTGTTGCGTTTTGATTCAAGTGGGCCACCAACGTGGTAAGTGTAACACAATGGTCACTTTTTGTTAAATCACATAAATAGTactctttcaattcagagcctggatttttCCGCTGAGGCTAATATCAACTGAACAGGGGACAAACGTTCAGGGTTCATTCTACATTGACATTCATTCAAATATTGCTAcgacaatgttaaaacattctacattgtgacattgatatcatgaaacaacttcttcatgtatgtattttctgatgtttaatcagagaccttttatcagagtatctcttcccacattgatcacagctataagatttctcccctgtgtgtgttctctggtgaatAGTTAgataacaagatgtggaaaaactcttcccacattgatcacagctataaggtttctctcctgtgtgtgttctctggtgtactaTCAGGCTGCTTGGGTGagaaaaactcttcccacattgatcacagccaaaaggtttctctccagtatgTGTTCTCTGGTGTTTAGTTAGACAGCTAGCTGtggtaaaactcttcccacattgattacagctaaaaggtttctctccagtgtgtgttctctggtgtgatttcAGGGTTTGAAGCCCAATAAAAGTCATCCCACAGTGATCACAgccataaggtttctctcctgtgtgtattctctggtgtataGTTAGACAGCTAGATGTAGTAAAACCCTTCCCACagtgatcacagctataaggtttctctcctgtgtgtccccGCTGGTGTACTATCAGGTTGCTtagctgagtaaaactcttcccacattgatcacagcaataaggtttctctccagtgtgtgttctctggtgtatagttagacggctagatgtagtaaaacccttcccacattgatcacagctaaaaggtttctctcctgtgtgtccaCGCTGGTGTACTATCAGGCTGCTAAGCTGAGAAAAACTTGTCCCACATTGATAACAGCCAAAAGGTTTCTCTCCAGAATGTATTCTCTGGTGTGACTTCAGGGTTTGTAGCAGAAtaaatctcttcccacattgatcacaggcgtaaggtttctctcctgtgtgtgttctctggtgtatagttagatagctagatgaagtaaaactcttcccacattgatcacagctatagggtttctctcctgtgtgtgttctctggtgtatagttAGATTGCTAGATgttgtaaaactcttcccacattgatcacagctatagggtttctctcctgtgtgtgatcTCTGGTGTGATTTCAGGGTGTGTAGCAGAGTAAAActtttcccacattgatcacagctgtaaggtttctctcctgtgtgaattctTTGATGTATTTTAAGGTTTGATGAAGAGTTGAAtcttttcccacagtcagagcagcagtgagttctcttccctgtggttttatgttggtgtttcttgaggagttctgatctggagagactcttctctgcctcatcagcatcatgatgttgttgaggctccccagaggatccacgattgtcccgtctctctcctgtgtgaacgacaaagtcagacagattcttaaaggcccacaacagcagaAATCCACTGTTTACTTGAGGTAAAAGGTGATGCCCAGAGCTTACCCATGAAGTTGTACAACAATTGACGTCTGTTAAATTTGAAAGTCAAGATAGCAACAATAGTCAGATGTagtcttgttttcacattagtagtaacatcgATGATTGTAGGCTAGAAATAAGTTATTCAAGTTGTTGAAATCCTAAACAGTGTGCCAGACGACCTTTAGGCTCCAACATAGGCCCCTCTCTGTGTTTGCTAAAATTGCGGCACCAGGGCAAAGCGCACACAATTTGGTTGCAGAAAGTCCTCCCTGctaatgagtgcatttcacactacttttggattataattgtaagGCTCGCTTGAAACACCTGCTTAATATGTTTCTGTTATTGTCGCAAATCAACTGCTTTATACTTAAAAAATACTTAAACCAGTAATATTCTCGTTGGCTAGCTTTGCCATCAGCCTGACAATGAGGCTTTGCACATTAAGTGTTTAACAAATtggcccataacttcacctaacaacaacatacacccactgtaggacccataacttcacctaacaacaacagaCCTAGGACTATAAATAATTTCATTGTTCAGGTGAAACATGGAAACTAAAATTTCTTTGTCATGACATTTCATAACCAGATAATTTTGGGAATAatcccactaggctactctgtagTCATTCTAAATTTCCTGAATAAAGGACAATAGCTCTGTGTGTTGTACAATAGCCTGTCCATCAAGGAAAGGTTCTCTACACATTATGAGAAAAGTATCTCTGTCTCCAAACAGACTAACGAGACCCTACtataaatcaagcagacaataacacattataaacatcAATTTGTTAGGGATGTTGGATCCAATGTGGAGCACGACATAACTGTCTTTACCAGAGTAATGAATGAAGAAGCACTTTGATTGTTGCTGCATGTTGTGATGTTTGTCATTTGACTGGCATTCAGAAAATgatttcctggatcagctgatgatagttgaacatgtgactaactaaacagctacagtattaaAAATGATGTGTAATTATTGAATAACCATATTAATGACAGTATCCATTGGGGTGTTGTCAATAAAGTTAAGGTGACTCTCGGTTAGAACCATTGGATTTAGCAAACTCTGAAATGATTTAGGATTTATGTGCCCATGAAAAAGGTTTTCCCAGCGTAACAAAAGGAGACACTAAATGTTACGTAGGTAGAGTGCATTTCAGAGATCTGACTACAAAAAAACTGTcctaacaggacaataacctaaaccacaaggccaaatctacactggaggagcttaccaagatgacattgaatgttcccgagtggcctagtAACAGTTAGGACTTAAATTGCTTTGAAGGTCTATGGCAAAACTTGAACATGGCTTCCTAGCAatgtgatcaacaaccaacttgacagaacatgaaggattttaaaaagaataatgaatATTCACATGAAGATCAGTCGCCTATTGGATGACATCACGACTTCCCATCAAGCAAACTCCTTGAATGCCTTACTATGACATCACTCACTCCTTCTAGTTTGCAGTTGTCTAAAAAACTATTTTcctcaaaacatttatttgtttcCCTTTAGTGCGTttatactttactgtatttatatatcacttttcaacaggaaaatgtgaAACATCCCTGGAGGACGTCATGAACAATTCATACAGTACAAAAACATATTCAAGTGTAGAATGCCCTTTTAAAAATCACACACtagttcaacaactgcagagtttgtgcccctggtcatccctactgcctctgatctagcggactcactaaacacatgcttcatttgtaaattatgtctgagtgttcccatGGCTATTTCTTAAATAGAAATACAAGagaattgtgctgtctggtttgcttaatatatgaAAGGTCAAATCAATTATAGTTTTACCACTGATACTTGAGTATCTTTTAGCAATGACGTTTACTtcgtattttactgggtgacttttcacttttacttgagacaTTTTCTATTAACAAATCTTTACTTATACTCAATTATgagaattgggtactttttcaaccactgTTCAGGACGTTTAGCACCCAATACCCAACATTCACTTGGTGGCTTGAAATAGGAGTGCTGAACTAGGATCTGTTTAGCATTTGTGAGTAGAATGAAGAACATTACTTTAACACTACTGTCTATAAGCTATCATAACATGTGGGTTTTTTCTTGGGGACAAGGTATCGGAAACGCTTTTGAATGGTCTACAAAGCATGCCCCCAGGTCAAAGTTGGCTTTTTGCAGACAAGGATAATATTGTTACTCCACAACATAGTATGTTATCACAACTCTATTAAAAGGACATTCTATACAAGGTGTCAATTCAGC
This Oncorhynchus tshawytscha isolate Ot180627B linkage group LG32, Otsh_v2.0, whole genome shotgun sequence DNA region includes the following protein-coding sequences:
- the LOC112229364 gene encoding zinc finger protein 2 homolog isoform X1, with the protein product MSSLNYPPPVKEEICWTEKEALGMNIVVKEEKEEEDVTVKQEVEGETVTVKEEEKDVSVKEEEDAFRVKEEDVAVKEEEDAVFGVEDDVKEDEDVFGMKDDEGEITVTLEEDEEEQTGDLINTRERRDNRGSSGEPQQHHDADEAEKSLSRSELLKKHQHKTTGKRTHCCSDCGKRFNSSSNLKIHQRIHTGEKPYSCDQCGKSFTLLHTLKSHQRSHTGEKPYSCDQCGKSFTTSSNLTIHQRTHTGEKPYSCDQCGKSFTSSSYLTIHQRTHTGEKPYACDQCGKRFILLQTLKSHQRIHSGEKPFGCYQCGTSFSQLSSLIVHQRGHTGEKPFSCDQCGKGFTTSSRLTIHQRTHTGEKPYCCDQCGKSFTQLSNLIVHQRGHTGEKPYSCDHCGKGFTTSSCLTIHQRIHTGEKPYGCDHCGMTFIGLQTLKSHQRTHTGEKPFSCNQCGKSFTTASCLTKHQRTHTGEKPFGCDQCGKSFSHPSSLIVHQRTHTGEKPYSCDQCGKSFSTSCYLTIHQRTHTGEKSYSCDQCGKRYSDKRSLIKHQKIHT